One genomic window of Brevundimonas vesicularis includes the following:
- a CDS encoding VOC family protein, translated as MKITPNLTFEDNAREAFGFYAEVLGADQLNLITFADMPDAPVGPDWKDKIAHAWMQVGDQAIMGSDNPPGVCGDAGGSGTETRRAPPTQTAIALHFDTADRARQIFDRLSEDGLVQMPFAATSWSPGFGMARDRFGKDWLVNTFPQERG; from the coding sequence ATGAAGATCACCCCCAATCTGACGTTCGAAGACAATGCGCGCGAAGCCTTCGGCTTTTACGCCGAGGTGTTGGGCGCTGATCAACTGAACCTGATCACGTTCGCCGACATGCCCGACGCCCCGGTCGGCCCCGACTGGAAGGACAAGATCGCCCACGCGTGGATGCAGGTTGGAGACCAGGCGATCATGGGATCCGACAATCCGCCGGGCGTCTGCGGCGACGCGGGCGGTTCGGGGACCGAAACCCGGCGCGCGCCGCCCACCCAGACCGCCATCGCCCTGCATTTCGATACCGCCGACCGGGCGCGCCAAATCTTCGACCGGCTGAGCGAAGACGGCCTGGTCCAGATGCCCTTCGCCGCCACGTCCTGGTCCCCCGGCTTCGGCATGGCGCGCGACCGGTTTGGCAAGGATTGGCTGGTCAACACCTTCCCGCAGGAGCGCGGATGA
- a CDS encoding winged helix-turn-helix transcriptional regulator: MKLEKITDKAGRKYHDACGAAHGLDLIGERWALLVIRELMMGPRRFGDMRKDLHGISANVLTQRLEGLEASGIVTRRKLPPPASVQVYELTPWGYEIKPVFMLLGGWAARSPRHDPTLPLSAVSIMMSFETMFDAARAGDAAMTVGFVFGDEPFVVQIEKGTITTRRGATDAADVVLTTQPPLVAACVYGKVPPAAFEADGLMTLTGDRAVFDRFVAFFNLPEKAPV; encoded by the coding sequence ATGAAGTTAGAAAAGATAACCGATAAGGCGGGCCGAAAATACCATGATGCTTGCGGCGCCGCGCACGGACTGGACCTGATCGGCGAGCGCTGGGCCCTGCTGGTGATCCGCGAACTGATGATGGGCCCGCGTCGGTTCGGTGATATGAGAAAGGATCTGCACGGCATTTCCGCCAACGTGCTGACTCAGCGGCTGGAGGGGCTGGAGGCTTCGGGCATCGTCACCCGCCGCAAGCTGCCGCCGCCCGCCTCGGTCCAGGTCTATGAGCTGACGCCGTGGGGATACGAGATCAAGCCGGTCTTCATGCTGTTGGGCGGTTGGGCCGCGCGCTCGCCCCGCCATGACCCGACCCTGCCGCTCAGCGCCGTGTCCATCATGATGTCGTTCGAGACCATGTTCGATGCGGCCCGGGCAGGGGACGCGGCGATGACCGTCGGCTTCGTCTTCGGCGACGAACCTTTTGTCGTTCAGATCGAGAAGGGGACGATCACGACCCGTCGCGGCGCCACGGACGCCGCCGACGTCGTCCTGACGACCCAACCGCCACTGGTCGCGGCCTGCGTTTATGGCAAGGTCCCGCCTGCCGCCTTCGAGGCTGACGGCCTGATGACCCTGACCGGCGACCGGGCTGTGTTTGACCGCTTCGTCGCCTTCTTCAACCTGCCGGAGAAGGCGCCGGTCTGA
- a CDS encoding VOC family protein, translating into MADKVIPCLWFDGDAEAATAFYVSLLPDSRITAVNRSPVDTPSGPEGSVLTVQFVLAGRQYLALNGGPNFRFTEAVSFMVMTEDQTETDRLWDTLLADGGSENACGWLKDRWGLSWQITPRRLMELTTDPNPARAKAAMQAMMGMIKIDIAALDRAVADV; encoded by the coding sequence ATGGCCGACAAGGTCATCCCCTGCCTGTGGTTCGACGGCGACGCCGAGGCTGCGACCGCCTTTTATGTCAGCCTGCTGCCCGACAGCCGCATCACCGCCGTCAACCGCTCGCCGGTCGATACGCCGTCCGGTCCTGAAGGATCGGTCCTGACGGTGCAGTTCGTGCTGGCGGGTCGTCAGTATCTGGCGCTAAACGGCGGACCGAACTTTCGCTTCACCGAGGCCGTCTCCTTCATGGTGATGACCGAGGATCAGACCGAGACGGACCGGCTGTGGGACACCCTGCTCGCCGACGGCGGCAGCGAAAACGCCTGCGGCTGGTTGAAGGACCGCTGGGGCCTGTCCTGGCAGATCACGCCCCGTCGCCTGATGGAACTGACCACCGATCCGAACCCCGCGCGCGCCAAGGCCGCCATGCAGGCCATGATGGGTATGATCAAGATCGACATCGCGGCGCTGGACCGCGCCGTCGCCGACGTTTGA
- a CDS encoding flagellar basal body rod C-terminal domain-containing protein, whose translation MQALSIAAAGMTTAQNRFDNSARRTATAPLDNLAEETVERIQAKTALSANAAVLRTADDMTGTLLDMLA comes from the coding sequence ATGCAAGCGCTTTCTATCGCCGCCGCCGGAATGACGACCGCGCAGAACCGGTTCGACAACAGCGCGCGTCGCACCGCAACCGCGCCGCTGGACAATCTCGCTGAGGAAACTGTGGAGCGGATCCAGGCCAAGACCGCCCTCAGCGCCAACGCCGCCGTTCTGCGCACCGCCGACGACATGACCGGCACGCTGCTCGACATGCTGGCTTGA
- a CDS encoding SRPBCC family protein: MADSRELSISRLIKASPETVWKIYTERTGEWFCPRPWTTPVVDWDLRVGGRANVEMASPEDERHPYSGVFLEVVPGRRLVSTGAFTEGWVPQAGDMNFVRIDTFEPEAGATRYTATARHWDEKAAETHKAMGFEQGWGAVADQLAVLAETEQATGETQ; encoded by the coding sequence ATGGCTGACAGTCGCGAACTGAGCATCAGCCGTCTGATCAAGGCCTCGCCGGAAACGGTGTGGAAGATCTATACCGAGCGCACCGGCGAGTGGTTCTGTCCTCGCCCCTGGACCACGCCGGTCGTGGATTGGGACCTGCGCGTCGGCGGGCGGGCCAATGTGGAAATGGCCTCGCCCGAGGACGAGCGGCATCCCTATTCCGGCGTGTTTCTGGAGGTGGTTCCGGGCCGCAGACTGGTCTCGACCGGGGCCTTCACCGAGGGCTGGGTTCCGCAGGCCGGCGACATGAATTTCGTGCGCATCGACACCTTCGAGCCCGAGGCCGGCGCAACCCGCTACACCGCCACGGCCCGGCACTGGGACGAAAAAGCTGCCGAAACCCACAAGGCCATGGGCTTCGAACAGGGCTGGGGCGCGGTCGCCGATCAGCTGGCCGTTCTTGCAGAGACAGAACAGGCGACAGGAGAAACCCAATGA
- a CDS encoding VOC family protein: protein MAQLIFINLPVTDLPRSIAFYEAVGATRNPMFSDDTAACMVVSDVIHVMLLTHDKWRTFTDRAIPDAHASAQMSLCISFDSREAVDSVVERAGGAGGMMDPNPIQDHGFMYCRGYADPDGHIWEPMWMDPAAVAAGPEAFAANAMVS from the coding sequence GTGGCTCAGCTGATTTTCATCAACCTGCCGGTCACCGACCTGCCTCGATCAATCGCCTTCTACGAAGCGGTCGGCGCGACCAGGAACCCGATGTTCAGCGACGACACAGCCGCCTGTATGGTGGTGTCGGACGTGATCCACGTCATGCTGCTGACCCACGACAAGTGGCGCACCTTCACCGACCGCGCGATCCCCGACGCCCATGCCTCGGCGCAGATGTCGCTGTGCATTTCGTTCGACAGCCGGGAGGCTGTGGATTCAGTGGTCGAACGCGCGGGTGGGGCGGGCGGTATGATGGACCCCAATCCAATTCAGGATCACGGCTTCATGTATTGTCGCGGCTATGCCGACCCGGACGGCCATATATGGGAGCCGATGTGGATGGACCCGGCCGCCGTCGCCGCCGGTCCCGAAGCCTTCGCCGCCAACGCCATGGTGTCGTGA
- a CDS encoding DUF1428 domain-containing protein — MTYVTGFLTPVKTEDKARYVKSAEASWPLFQKYGALSQVETWGEDVPDGKLTSFPMAVKLQEGEVVVFSWVTWPDRATADACFGKMQDDPDFANMDMPFDGKRMMWGGFSVAFEGKA; from the coding sequence ATGACCTATGTGACCGGCTTCCTGACCCCCGTGAAAACCGAGGACAAGGCGCGCTACGTCAAGTCCGCCGAGGCCTCCTGGCCCCTGTTTCAGAAATACGGCGCCCTGTCGCAGGTCGAGACCTGGGGCGAGGACGTGCCGGACGGCAAGCTGACCAGCTTTCCCATGGCGGTGAAGCTGCAAGAGGGCGAGGTCGTCGTCTTCTCCTGGGTCACCTGGCCCGACCGCGCCACAGCCGACGCCTGTTTCGGCAAGATGCAGGACGACCCCGACTTTGCGAACATGGACATGCCCTTCGACGGCAAGCGCATGATGTGGGGCGGTTTCAGCGTCGCCTTCGAAGGCAAGGCCTGA
- a CDS encoding Ku protein, which yields MAARPTWQGHLKLSLVTCPVALYTATTSTNDVRFHLINPDTNNRIRMVPTDPDAGPVERSDLVRGYEVSKDEYVLFEDADFDKVKLESTKTISIDKFVDEDDIDRLYWDDPFFVVPEKGAGVEAFAVIRDAMKKQGKVALGQLVLRGKERQLALEVRGKGLIAYTLRAHDEVRDSDEYFDDIPTVKADPDMVEIAARIIGQKEADFDPTDFKDGYDDALRAMIKAKSKGGKGVVDVAEPDDTNVIDLMAALRNSLKGSATGTKKPAAKKAPAKKATPKKAAAKKKTAA from the coding sequence ATGGCCGCCCGCCCCACTTGGCAAGGACATCTGAAGCTGTCGCTGGTCACCTGTCCGGTGGCCCTCTACACGGCGACGACCAGCACGAACGACGTGCGGTTTCACCTGATCAATCCCGACACCAACAATCGCATTCGCATGGTGCCGACCGATCCGGACGCCGGGCCGGTCGAGCGCAGCGATCTGGTGCGCGGCTATGAGGTGTCCAAGGACGAATACGTCCTGTTCGAGGACGCCGACTTCGACAAGGTGAAGCTGGAAAGCACCAAGACCATTTCGATCGATAAGTTCGTCGATGAGGACGACATCGACCGGCTCTATTGGGACGATCCCTTCTTCGTGGTCCCCGAGAAAGGCGCGGGCGTCGAAGCCTTCGCCGTCATCCGCGACGCCATGAAGAAACAGGGCAAGGTGGCGCTGGGCCAGTTGGTGCTGCGCGGCAAGGAGCGTCAGCTGGCGCTGGAGGTCCGGGGCAAGGGGCTGATCGCCTACACCCTGCGCGCCCATGACGAGGTGCGCGATTCCGACGAATACTTCGACGACATTCCGACGGTAAAGGCCGATCCGGACATGGTCGAAATCGCCGCGCGCATCATCGGGCAGAAGGAGGCGGACTTCGACCCGACGGACTTCAAGGACGGCTACGACGACGCTCTGCGCGCGATGATCAAGGCCAAGTCCAAAGGCGGCAAGGGCGTGGTCGATGTCGCCGAACCCGACGACACCAATGTCATCGACCTGATGGCCGCATTGCGGAACAGCCTGAAAGGGTCGGCGACGGGGACGAAGAAGCCAGCCGCAAAGAAGGCCCCGGCAAAGAAGGCGACGCCCAAGAAGGCTGCGGCAAAGAAGAAGACAGCGGCCTAG